The following are encoded in a window of Cygnus olor isolate bCygOlo1 chromosome 21, bCygOlo1.pri.v2, whole genome shotgun sequence genomic DNA:
- the ARHGEF10L gene encoding rho guanine nucleotide exchange factor 10-like protein isoform X6, with protein MSSGRKDLLTQERLGDGPRQSVRTPCAMASSELPPCPAVGDRLAPEAPGALPHGEEDLGEAFDFEDSDEEDDEDSAAEAEPSRGAVLQAPPRRHRATSSSIEGLVLETQEGLPAGVSNGEAGGAPPDNSTQTWKRKSSHRGERFEFPAVEDDVIYDDVPCENLDADQDGAERSLIYEDVQRGEGPRAGEDLGWSSSEFESYSEDSGEESKPEAEPAKQRASFQPKLSPDLNRLKERYARTKRDILALRVGGRDMQELKQKYDWKMTQLMKAAKSGTKDGLEKTKIAVMRKVTFLHRKEAPGDGERRRRAAEVEKLPPAPSSSRGFLEHRGRGDSEEEDTGFLEVTVSDMKHPPPELGPMPAGLSPQQVVRRHILGSIVQSERSYVESLKRILQDYRNPLMEMEPKVLSARKCQVVFFRLKEILQCHSMFQIALASRVAEWDSTEKIGDLFVASFSKSMVLDVYSDYVNNFTTAMSLIKKACLTKPAFLDFLKKRQMASADRVTLYGLMVKPIQRFPQFILLLQDMLKNTPKGHADRLSLQLALTELETLAEKLNEQKRVADQVAEIQQLSKSISDRSSLNKLLSSGQRQLLLCETLTETVYGDRGQLIKSKERKVFLLNDMLVCANINFKGQLEISSLVPLGPKYVVKWSTALPQVQVVEVGQESGAYDKDNVVIHNAGAKKHAPTGPASHNKVYLGPPRLFQELQDLQKDLAVVEQITLLISTLHGTYQNLNMTVAQDWCLALQRMMKVKEEEIHSANKCRLRLLLPGKPDKSGRPISVMVVFITPSPLSKISWVNRLHLAKIGLREENQPGWLCPDEDKKSKAPFWCPILSCHMSAFSSKALDLQLGAAVHNPVQSSLLGFSAISTSLPQGYLWVGGGQEGAGGQVEIFSLNRSVPRTVKSFPVASPVLCMEYIPEATEGDKTGTEETRAGTEQPPAALHPTVCLGLQDGSIAVYGSVDTGTQCLLTCKSPGMQPVLCLKHSPEYLFAGLQDGTVAAYPRNNGGLWDLAEHPTRLTVGTGPVRALLTLDETVWASCANQVTVLDASSLRAQQTFEAHPDVEASVTHMIKAGSGVWMAFSLGSSIRLFHTETLEHLQEINIATRTTFVLPGQKHVRVTSLLICQGLLWVGTDQGIIVLLPVPRLEGIPKITGKGMVSLNGHGGPVEFLAVALSTLAPDVLKGNQEEEEGEEEKTPEMDGPPPREMRKKGILLQYRLRSTAHLPGQLLSVRDAPAGTGGTPEHTEEDGSIYEMADDPDVWVRSRPCARDAPRKEISSVAIISGGRGYRNFSAEPQRRGGEADSTLLIWQVPLML; from the exons ATGTCCTCTGGCAGGAAGGATTTGCTCACCCAG GAAAGGCTCGGGGACGGGCCCAGGCAGAGCGTCCGGACCCCCTGTGCCATGGCTTCCTCCGAgctgcccccctgccccgcagTAG GTGACCGCCTCGCCCCAGAGGCCCCCGGCGCACTGCCCCACGGCGAGGAGGACCTGGGCGAAGCCTTTGACTTTGAGGACAGCGACGAGGAGGACGACGAAGACTCAGCAGCCGAGGCCGAGCCGAGCAGGGGTGCGGTCCTCCAAGCACCCCCTCGCAGGCACCgtgccaccagctccagcatcG aggggctggtgctggagaCCCAGGAAGG gctgccGGCGGGGGTGAGCAATGGGGAGGCTGGTGGGGCCCCCCCTGACAACAGCACCCAGAcctggaagaggaaaagcagccaCCGAG GTGAGCGCTTCGAGTTCCCGGCGGTGGAGGATGATGTGATTTACGACGACGTCCCCTGCGAAAACCTTGATGCTGACCAAGACG GGGCAGAGCGCAGCCTGATTTACGAGGACGTGCAGAGAGGCGAGGGGCCACGGGCGGGCGAGGATTTGGGCTGGAGCTCCAGCGAGTTCGAGAGCTACAGTGAGGACTCGGGTGAGGAGAGCAAGCCAGAGGCTGAGCCGGCCAAGCAGCGGGCGTCCTTCCAGCCCAAG CTTTCTCCAGACCTGAATAGACTAAAGGAGAGATACGCCAGGACTAAGAGAGACATCCTGGCTTTAAGAGTTGGGGGGAGAGACATGCAGGAGCTGAAGCAGAAGTACGATTGGAAG ATGACCCAGCTGATGAAAGCGGCCAAAAGCGGCACCAAGGATGGGCTGGAGAAGACCAAGATCGCGGTCATGCGGAAGGTGACCTTCCTGCACCGTAAAGAAGCACCAG GGGATGGGGAGCGTAGGAGGAGGGCGGCGGAGGTGGAAAAGTTGccgcctgcccccagcagctcgAGGGGGTTCCTGGAGCATCGTGGGCGAG GGGACTCAGAGGAGGAGGACACGGGCTTCTTGGAGGTCACCGTCTCGGACATGAAGCACCCACCGCCAGAGCTCGGCCCCATGCCCgcagggctcagcccccagcag GTGGTGCGGCGACACATCCTGGGCTCCATCGTGCAGAGCGAGCGCAGCTACGTGGAGTCCCTGAAGCGCATCCTGCAG GATTACAGGAACCCGCTGATGGAGATGGAGCCCAAGGTGCTGAGTGCCAGGAAGTGCCAGGTGGTGTTTTTCCGCCTGAAGGAGATCCTGCAGTGCCACTCTATGTTCCAGATCGCCCTCGCCTCCCGCGTGGCCGAGTGGGACTCGACGGAGAAGATTGGGGACCTCTTTGTGGCCTCG TTCTCCAAGTCGATGGTGCTGGACGTGTACAGCGACTACGTCAACAACTTCACCACTGCCATGTCCCTCATCAAGAAGGCTTGTCTCACCAAACCTGCCTTCCTCGACTTCCTCAAG AAGCGGCAGATGGCCAGCGCGGACCGGGTGACGCTCTATGGGCTGATGGTGAAGCCCATCCAGAGGTTCCCCCAGTtcatcctgctcctgcag gacatGCTGAAGAACACTCCCAAGGGCCATGCGGACCGCCTGTCCCTTCAGCTGGCGCTCACAGAGCTGGAGACGCTGGCGGAGAAGCTCAACGAGCAGAAGCGCGTGGCTGACCAGGTTGCTGAAatccagcagctcagcaagaGCATCAGTGACCGCAGCAGCCTCAACAAG ctgctgagtTCGGGGCAGCGGCAGCTTCTGCTCTGCGAGACGCTGACGGAGACGGTGTACGGTGACCGGGGGCAGCTCATCAAGTCCAAGGAGCGGAAGGTTTTCCTCCTCAACGACATGCTGGTCTGCGCCAACATCAACTTCAA AGGCCAGCTGGAAATTAGCAGCCTGGTGCCCCTGGGCCCCAAATACGTGGTGAAGTGGAGCACGGCCCTCCCGCAGGtgcaggtggtggaggtggGGCAGGAGAGCGGTGCCTATGACAAGGACAACGTGGTCATCCACAACGCCGGCGCCAAGAAGCACGCGCCCACCGGGCCGGCCTCGCACA ataAAGTCTACCTGGGGCCGCCACGGCTgttccaggagctgcaggatcTGCAGAAGGACCTGGCGGTGGTGGAGCAGATCACCCTTCTCATCAGCACGTTGCACGGCACCTACCAG AACCTGAACATGACGGTGGCCCAGGACTGGTGCTTGGCTCTGCAGAGGATGATGAAGGTGAAGGAAGAGGAGATCCACTCTGCCAACAAGTGCCGCCTCcgtctcctgctgcctggcaagCCGGACAA GTCTGGCCGCCCCATCAGCGTCATGGTGGTCTTCATCACTCCCAGCCCGCTGAGCAAGATCTCCTGGGTGAACCGTCTCCACTTGGCCAAGATCGGGCTGC GGGAGGAGAACCAGCCAGGCTGGCTCTGTCCCGACGAAGACAAGAAGAGCAAAGCTCCTTTCTGGTGCCCCATCCTCTCCTGCCACATGTCTGCCTTCTCCTCCAAGGCCCTTGATTTGCAG CTCGGCGCCGCGGTGCACAACCCCGTGCAGTCCTCGCTACTGGGCTTCTCTGCCATCAGCACCTCACTGCCGCAGGGCTACCTCTGG GTTGGGGGTGGCCAGGAAGGTGCAGGGGGGCAGGTGGAGATCTTCTCCCTCAATCGCTCGGTGCCGCGGACGGTCAAGTCCTTCCCAGTGGCCTCACCGGTGCTGTGCATGGAGTACATCCCTGAGGCAACTGAAGGGGACAAGACGGGGACTGAGGAGACCCGGGCGGGCACTGAGCAAccccctgcagcactgcaccCCACCGTTTGCTTGGGACTGCAGGACGGCAG CATCGCAGTGTATGGCAGCGTGGACACGGGGACGCAGTGCTTGCTGACCTGCAAGAGCCCAGGCATGCAGCCTGTCCTGTGCCTGAAGCACAGCCCCGAGTACCTGTTTGCGGGGCTGCAGGATGGCACCGTGGCTGCGTACCCCAGGAACAACG GGGGGCTGTGGGACCTGGCTGAGCATCCCACCCGCCTGACCGTGGGCACTGGCCCCGTGCGAGCCCTCCTGACGCTGGATGAGACCGTCTGGGCCAGCTGTGCCAACCAGGTCACCGTCCTCGACGCCTCCAGCCTCCGTGCTCAG CAAACCTTCGAGGCTCACCCGGACGTGGAGGCCAGCGTGACGCACATGATCAAGGCGGGCAGCGGTGTCTGGATGGCGTTTTCCTTGGGCTCCTCCATCCGCCTCTTCCACACCGAGACGCTGGAGCACCTGCAGGAGATCAACATCGCCACCAGGACCACCTTCGTCCTCCCAG GACAAAAACACGTCCGTGTCACCAGCCTGCTCATCTGCCAGGGCTTGCTGTGGGTTGGCACCGACCAGGGCATCATTGTGCTGCTGCCCGTGCCCCGGCTGGAGGGCATCCCTAAAATCACTG GAAAAGGCATGGTGTCTCTCAACGGGCACGGTGGCCCCGTGGAGTTCTTGGCAGTGGCACTTAGCACCCTGGCCCCCGACGTGCTGAAGGGCaaccaggaggaagaggagggtgagGAAGAGAAAACCCCGGAGATGGATGGCCCCCCGCCAcgggaaatgaggaaaaaagggaTTTTGCTGCAATACCGCCTACGCTCCACTGcccacctccccgggcagctGCTGTCAGTGCGGGATGCTCCGGCGGGGACCGGCGGCACCCCGGAGCACACGGAAGAGGACGGCTCCATCTACGAGATGGCCGACGACCCTGACGTCTGGGTGCGGAGCCGGCCCTGTGCCCGTGACGCTCCCCGCAAGGAGATCTCCTCTGTCGCCATCATTTCGGGGGGCAGGGGGTACCGCAACTTTAGTGCCGAGCCGCAGCGCCGGGGCGGCGAGGCTGACAGCACCCTGCTCATCTGGCAGGTCCCGCTGATGCTATAg
- the ARHGEF10L gene encoding rho guanine nucleotide exchange factor 10-like protein isoform X5 — MKVSVPVASLQNVLWQEGFAHPGKARGRAQAERPDPLCHGFLRAAPLPRSDRLAPEAPGALPHGEEDLGEAFDFEDSDEEDDEDSAAEAEPSRGAVLQAPPRRHRATSSSIEGLVLETQEGLPAGVSNGEAGGAPPDNSTQTWKRKSSHRGERFEFPAVEDDVIYDDVPCENLDADQDGAERSLIYEDVQRGEGPRAGEDLGWSSSEFESYSEDSGEESKPEAEPAKQRASFQPKLSPDLNRLKERYARTKRDILALRVGGRDMQELKQKYDWKMTQLMKAAKSGTKDGLEKTKIAVMRKVTFLHRKEAPGDGERRRRAAEVEKLPPAPSSSRGFLEHRGRGDSEEEDTGFLEVTVSDMKHPPPELGPMPAGLSPQQVVRRHILGSIVQSERSYVESLKRILQDYRNPLMEMEPKVLSARKCQVVFFRLKEILQCHSMFQIALASRVAEWDSTEKIGDLFVASFSKSMVLDVYSDYVNNFTTAMSLIKKACLTKPAFLDFLKKRQMASADRVTLYGLMVKPIQRFPQFILLLQDMLKNTPKGHADRLSLQLALTELETLAEKLNEQKRVADQVAEIQQLSKSISDRSSLNKLLSSGQRQLLLCETLTETVYGDRGQLIKSKERKVFLLNDMLVCANINFKGQLEISSLVPLGPKYVVKWSTALPQVQVVEVGQESGAYDKDNVVIHNAGAKKHAPTGPASHNKVYLGPPRLFQELQDLQKDLAVVEQITLLISTLHGTYQNLNMTVAQDWCLALQRMMKVKEEEIHSANKCRLRLLLPGKPDKSGRPISVMVVFITPSPLSKISWVNRLHLAKIGLREENQPGWLCPDEDKKSKAPFWCPILSCHMSAFSSKALDLQLGAAVHNPVQSSLLGFSAISTSLPQGYLWVGGGQEGAGGQVEIFSLNRSVPRTVKSFPVASPVLCMEYIPEATEGDKTGTEETRAGTEQPPAALHPTVCLGLQDGSIAVYGSVDTGTQCLLTCKSPGMQPVLCLKHSPEYLFAGLQDGTVAAYPRNNGGLWDLAEHPTRLTVGTGPVRALLTLDETVWASCANQVTVLDASSLRAQQTFEAHPDVEASVTHMIKAGSGVWMAFSLGSSIRLFHTETLEHLQEINIATRTTFVLPGQKHVRVTSLLICQGLLWVGTDQGIIVLLPVPRLEGIPKITGKGMVSLNGHGGPVEFLAVALSTLAPDVLKGNQEEEEGEEEKTPEMDGPPPREMRKKGILLQYRLRSTAHLPGQLLSVRDAPAGTGGTPEHTEEDGSIYEMADDPDVWVRSRPCARDAPRKEISSVAIISGGRGYRNFSAEPQRRGGEADSTLLIWQVPLML, encoded by the exons ATGAAGGTCTCTGTCCCTGTTGCATCCTTGCAAAATGTCCTCTGGCAGGAAGGATTTGCTCACCCAG GAAAGGCTCGGGGACGGGCCCAGGCAGAGCGTCCGGACCCCCTGTGCCATGGCTTCCTCCGAgctgcccccctgccccgca GTGACCGCCTCGCCCCAGAGGCCCCCGGCGCACTGCCCCACGGCGAGGAGGACCTGGGCGAAGCCTTTGACTTTGAGGACAGCGACGAGGAGGACGACGAAGACTCAGCAGCCGAGGCCGAGCCGAGCAGGGGTGCGGTCCTCCAAGCACCCCCTCGCAGGCACCgtgccaccagctccagcatcG aggggctggtgctggagaCCCAGGAAGG gctgccGGCGGGGGTGAGCAATGGGGAGGCTGGTGGGGCCCCCCCTGACAACAGCACCCAGAcctggaagaggaaaagcagccaCCGAG GTGAGCGCTTCGAGTTCCCGGCGGTGGAGGATGATGTGATTTACGACGACGTCCCCTGCGAAAACCTTGATGCTGACCAAGACG GGGCAGAGCGCAGCCTGATTTACGAGGACGTGCAGAGAGGCGAGGGGCCACGGGCGGGCGAGGATTTGGGCTGGAGCTCCAGCGAGTTCGAGAGCTACAGTGAGGACTCGGGTGAGGAGAGCAAGCCAGAGGCTGAGCCGGCCAAGCAGCGGGCGTCCTTCCAGCCCAAG CTTTCTCCAGACCTGAATAGACTAAAGGAGAGATACGCCAGGACTAAGAGAGACATCCTGGCTTTAAGAGTTGGGGGGAGAGACATGCAGGAGCTGAAGCAGAAGTACGATTGGAAG ATGACCCAGCTGATGAAAGCGGCCAAAAGCGGCACCAAGGATGGGCTGGAGAAGACCAAGATCGCGGTCATGCGGAAGGTGACCTTCCTGCACCGTAAAGAAGCACCAG GGGATGGGGAGCGTAGGAGGAGGGCGGCGGAGGTGGAAAAGTTGccgcctgcccccagcagctcgAGGGGGTTCCTGGAGCATCGTGGGCGAG GGGACTCAGAGGAGGAGGACACGGGCTTCTTGGAGGTCACCGTCTCGGACATGAAGCACCCACCGCCAGAGCTCGGCCCCATGCCCgcagggctcagcccccagcag GTGGTGCGGCGACACATCCTGGGCTCCATCGTGCAGAGCGAGCGCAGCTACGTGGAGTCCCTGAAGCGCATCCTGCAG GATTACAGGAACCCGCTGATGGAGATGGAGCCCAAGGTGCTGAGTGCCAGGAAGTGCCAGGTGGTGTTTTTCCGCCTGAAGGAGATCCTGCAGTGCCACTCTATGTTCCAGATCGCCCTCGCCTCCCGCGTGGCCGAGTGGGACTCGACGGAGAAGATTGGGGACCTCTTTGTGGCCTCG TTCTCCAAGTCGATGGTGCTGGACGTGTACAGCGACTACGTCAACAACTTCACCACTGCCATGTCCCTCATCAAGAAGGCTTGTCTCACCAAACCTGCCTTCCTCGACTTCCTCAAG AAGCGGCAGATGGCCAGCGCGGACCGGGTGACGCTCTATGGGCTGATGGTGAAGCCCATCCAGAGGTTCCCCCAGTtcatcctgctcctgcag gacatGCTGAAGAACACTCCCAAGGGCCATGCGGACCGCCTGTCCCTTCAGCTGGCGCTCACAGAGCTGGAGACGCTGGCGGAGAAGCTCAACGAGCAGAAGCGCGTGGCTGACCAGGTTGCTGAAatccagcagctcagcaagaGCATCAGTGACCGCAGCAGCCTCAACAAG ctgctgagtTCGGGGCAGCGGCAGCTTCTGCTCTGCGAGACGCTGACGGAGACGGTGTACGGTGACCGGGGGCAGCTCATCAAGTCCAAGGAGCGGAAGGTTTTCCTCCTCAACGACATGCTGGTCTGCGCCAACATCAACTTCAA AGGCCAGCTGGAAATTAGCAGCCTGGTGCCCCTGGGCCCCAAATACGTGGTGAAGTGGAGCACGGCCCTCCCGCAGGtgcaggtggtggaggtggGGCAGGAGAGCGGTGCCTATGACAAGGACAACGTGGTCATCCACAACGCCGGCGCCAAGAAGCACGCGCCCACCGGGCCGGCCTCGCACA ataAAGTCTACCTGGGGCCGCCACGGCTgttccaggagctgcaggatcTGCAGAAGGACCTGGCGGTGGTGGAGCAGATCACCCTTCTCATCAGCACGTTGCACGGCACCTACCAG AACCTGAACATGACGGTGGCCCAGGACTGGTGCTTGGCTCTGCAGAGGATGATGAAGGTGAAGGAAGAGGAGATCCACTCTGCCAACAAGTGCCGCCTCcgtctcctgctgcctggcaagCCGGACAA GTCTGGCCGCCCCATCAGCGTCATGGTGGTCTTCATCACTCCCAGCCCGCTGAGCAAGATCTCCTGGGTGAACCGTCTCCACTTGGCCAAGATCGGGCTGC GGGAGGAGAACCAGCCAGGCTGGCTCTGTCCCGACGAAGACAAGAAGAGCAAAGCTCCTTTCTGGTGCCCCATCCTCTCCTGCCACATGTCTGCCTTCTCCTCCAAGGCCCTTGATTTGCAG CTCGGCGCCGCGGTGCACAACCCCGTGCAGTCCTCGCTACTGGGCTTCTCTGCCATCAGCACCTCACTGCCGCAGGGCTACCTCTGG GTTGGGGGTGGCCAGGAAGGTGCAGGGGGGCAGGTGGAGATCTTCTCCCTCAATCGCTCGGTGCCGCGGACGGTCAAGTCCTTCCCAGTGGCCTCACCGGTGCTGTGCATGGAGTACATCCCTGAGGCAACTGAAGGGGACAAGACGGGGACTGAGGAGACCCGGGCGGGCACTGAGCAAccccctgcagcactgcaccCCACCGTTTGCTTGGGACTGCAGGACGGCAG CATCGCAGTGTATGGCAGCGTGGACACGGGGACGCAGTGCTTGCTGACCTGCAAGAGCCCAGGCATGCAGCCTGTCCTGTGCCTGAAGCACAGCCCCGAGTACCTGTTTGCGGGGCTGCAGGATGGCACCGTGGCTGCGTACCCCAGGAACAACG GGGGGCTGTGGGACCTGGCTGAGCATCCCACCCGCCTGACCGTGGGCACTGGCCCCGTGCGAGCCCTCCTGACGCTGGATGAGACCGTCTGGGCCAGCTGTGCCAACCAGGTCACCGTCCTCGACGCCTCCAGCCTCCGTGCTCAG CAAACCTTCGAGGCTCACCCGGACGTGGAGGCCAGCGTGACGCACATGATCAAGGCGGGCAGCGGTGTCTGGATGGCGTTTTCCTTGGGCTCCTCCATCCGCCTCTTCCACACCGAGACGCTGGAGCACCTGCAGGAGATCAACATCGCCACCAGGACCACCTTCGTCCTCCCAG GACAAAAACACGTCCGTGTCACCAGCCTGCTCATCTGCCAGGGCTTGCTGTGGGTTGGCACCGACCAGGGCATCATTGTGCTGCTGCCCGTGCCCCGGCTGGAGGGCATCCCTAAAATCACTG GAAAAGGCATGGTGTCTCTCAACGGGCACGGTGGCCCCGTGGAGTTCTTGGCAGTGGCACTTAGCACCCTGGCCCCCGACGTGCTGAAGGGCaaccaggaggaagaggagggtgagGAAGAGAAAACCCCGGAGATGGATGGCCCCCCGCCAcgggaaatgaggaaaaaagggaTTTTGCTGCAATACCGCCTACGCTCCACTGcccacctccccgggcagctGCTGTCAGTGCGGGATGCTCCGGCGGGGACCGGCGGCACCCCGGAGCACACGGAAGAGGACGGCTCCATCTACGAGATGGCCGACGACCCTGACGTCTGGGTGCGGAGCCGGCCCTGTGCCCGTGACGCTCCCCGCAAGGAGATCTCCTCTGTCGCCATCATTTCGGGGGGCAGGGGGTACCGCAACTTTAGTGCCGAGCCGCAGCGCCGGGGCGGCGAGGCTGACAGCACCCTGCTCATCTGGCAGGTCCCGCTGATGCTATAg